The region CAGAACATAACTATGAGATAGAAGAGCTGGATGAAGATTTAGCCAGAGATTATATTGGCGGCCGAGGATTAGCTACCAAGATCCTCTACGATGAAATCGATCCTGCCATTGATGCCTTTGATCCTGATAACAAATTAATCTTTGCCACTGTTCCCCTCACAGGAACGGGAGCGGTGGGAAGTAGTCGATTTGTAGTGGTTACTAAATCCCCTTTAGGCAACATAGGAAATGGCAATGCCGGTGGTTACTTCGGACCTGAAATGAAATATGCAGGTTACGATATGATCATCTTAGAAGGCAAGTCTCCAGAACCAGTTTATTTATGGATCGATGATGATCAGATTGAATTTAGAGCTGCCGATGATCTCTGGGGAAAAACTGTTCATGAAACAGAAGACCTGATCAAATCCTCACTTGAGTTTGAGGATCCCTGGAAGAGGAAAAGGATTCATATTGCAAGCATTGGTCCTGCAGGTGAGAATCTGGCTAAAGTTGCTGCCGTTATTGTTGATAAACATAACGCAGCTGCAAGGGGAGGAATTGGTGCAGTAATGGGTTCAAAAAATCTTAAAGCTGTCGCTATTCGAGGATCTAAAAGTATTCCTATTGCTGACCCTAAGGGTTTCAAAGAGGCTGTAAATGATGTTATGGAGAAGGTTAAGGCTTCACCATTTGCCACCCATGCCTTTCCCATAAATGGCTCGGCAGGTATATTACATGTGTATAATGAAGTGGGGATGCTAGCTACCAGAAACTATCAAACAGGGGTGTTTGAGGGCGCAGAAAACATTGATGGATCGGCGATAACCAAAGGCTATCTGATTAGAAATAGGGCATGCTTCTCCTGCCCCATGGCTTGTGGAGGCATAACCCAAGTTAAAGAGGGTCCTTTTGAAGGTAGGGCAGAAAGACCAGATTTTGAAACAGCATGGGTCTTTGGTGCAGATTGTGGCAATGACAACCTTGAAGCCATACTCAAAGCAAATAATCTTTGCAATGATTTGGGAATGGATACCATTTCTGTAGGCAACACCATCGCGGCAGCCATGGAGATGTATGAGAAAGGGTACATCACAGATAAAGATGTAGGCTTTTCTTTA is a window of Deltaproteobacteria bacterium DNA encoding:
- a CDS encoding aldehyde ferredoxin oxidoreductase family protein; this encodes MYGWMGKILRVDLTEHNYEIEELDEDLARDYIGGRGLATKILYDEIDPAIDAFDPDNKLIFATVPLTGTGAVGSSRFVVVTKSPLGNIGNGNAGGYFGPEMKYAGYDMIILEGKSPEPVYLWIDDDQIEFRAADDLWGKTVHETEDLIKSSLEFEDPWKRKRIHIASIGPAGENLAKVAAVIVDKHNAAARGGIGAVMGSKNLKAVAIRGSKSIPIADPKGFKEAVNDVMEKVKASPFATHAFPINGSAGILHVYNEVGMLATRNYQTGVFEGAENIDGSAITKGYLIRNRACFSCPMACGGITQVKEGPFEGRAERPDFETAWVFGADCGNDNLEAILKANNLCNDLGMDTISVGNTIAAAMEMYEKGYITDKDVGFSLKFGEAEAMVKLVEMTAYRKGFGDAIAEGGYHMTQKYGHPELFIGVKKLECPAYDPRVAQAQGLNLATANRGACHNKGYTMISEILADAVKIFPKTDPFITEGKAQLTKDLQDETCLFDNAGICLFLLVTLWTKEVLQQLEPASGAGYTMESLKLAGERTWNLERLFNLKAGLTGKDDNLPKRLLEEPLPEGPGKGHVNKLHEMLPEYYKLRGWDKDGVPAQEKLKELGLV